A genome region from Panthera leo isolate Ple1 chromosome A2, P.leo_Ple1_pat1.1, whole genome shotgun sequence includes the following:
- the ACOX2 gene encoding peroxisomal acyl-coenzyme A oxidase 2, which produces MGSPVHRVSLGDTWSRQVHPDIECERNIQSFNVERLTNILDGGAENTALRRKVESIIHSDPKCSLKDNYFMTQNECYEAAVQRKFHIQTIAKCLGWSENSPELFYVYRAVSGEVALNIHSLFLKALRSLGSEEQIAKWAPLCNNLQIITTYAQTELGHGTYLQGLETEATYDAATQEFVIHSPTMTATKWWPGDLGRSATHALVQAQLICSGARQGMHAFIVPIRSLEDHTPLPGITVGDIGPKMGFDYTDHGFLRLDHVRIPRDNMLSRFTQVLPDGTYLKLGKLQINYLSMVITRVNLLWGEVLPILQKACVIAIRYSVIRRQSRLRPSDPEAKVLDHQTQQQKLFPQLATVYAFHFLTKNLLEFFHSSYDAILNRDFSVLPELHALSSGIKAMVSDLCSWGTELCRKACGGHGYSKLSGLPSLVARVTAACTYEGDNTVLYLQMARFLEKNYLLAQASQDSTSQRSLPQSVAYLTAPDLARCPAQKAADFLHPQLYTTAWAHVAARLIKDSVHHLQTLMQSGADRYEAWNQTTVMYVQAAKAHCHYVSVKNFTETLDKLENEPAIQQVLKRLCDLYALHGILTNSGDFLHDGFLSGAQVDAVRTAYLDLLPLIRKDAILLTDAFDFTDQSLNSALGCYDGNVYERLFEWAQRSPTNTQGNPAYEKYLRPLLQSSRAKL; this is translated from the exons ATGGGCAGCCCAGTGCATCGAGTGTCCCTGGGGGATACCTGGAGCAGGCAAGTGCACCCCGACATAGAGTGTGAGAGGAACATACAGTCTTTCAACGTGGAACGGCTCACCAACATCCTTGATGGCGGAGCCGAGAACACTGCACTCCGGAGGAAAGTTG agagCATCATCCACAGTGATCCAAAATGCAGCCTGAAGGATAATTATTTCATGACCCAGAATGAATGTTATGAGGCCGCCGTTCAGAGGAAATTCCACATCCAGACAATAGCAAAGTGCCTGGGCTGGTCGGAAAACAGTCCTGAATTATTTTACGTTTACAG AGCCGTTTCTGGAGAAGTGGCCTTAAATATACACAGCCTTTTCCTGAAAGCCCTCAGGAGCCTGGGCTCAGAGGAGCAGATTGCCAAATGGGCCCCACTCTGCAATAATTTACAGATTATCACAACATACGCCCAGACAGAACTGGGACACG GGACATATCTTCAGGGCCTGGAGACTGAAGCCACCTATGATGCAGCCACCCAGGAGTTTGTGATACACAGCCCCACGATGACTGCCACCAAATGGTGGCCTGGGGACC TGGGACGGTCAGCCACCCACGCCTTGGTCCAGGCCCAGCTGATCTGCTCAGGAGCCCGGCAGGGAATGCACGCCTTTATTGTGCCCATCCGGAGCCTTGAGGACCACACCCCACTGCCAG GAATCACTGTTGGAGACATCGGGCCCAAGATGGGCTTTGACTATACAGACCATGGCTTCTTGCGACTGGACCATGTGCGGATCCCCAGAGACAACATGCTGAGTCGCTTTACACAG GTCTTGCCAGATGGCACCTACCTCAAGCTCGGAAAATTGCAGATCAACTACCTTTCCATGGTGATAACACGGGTGAATCTGCTCTGGGGCGAGGTACTACCCATTCTGCAGAAGGCCTGTGTCATCGCCATTCGCTACTCGGTCATCCGCCGGCAGTCCCGCCTCCGGCCCAG TGACCCAGAGGCAAAAGTCCTGGACCACCAGACACAGCAGCAGAAACTCTTTCCTCAGCTGGCCACAGTCTATGCATTCCATTTCCTGACAAAAAACCTCTTGGAATTCTTCCACAGCTCCTATGATGCCATTCTGAACAGAGACTTCAGCGTCCTGCCTGAG CTTCATGCACTGAGCTCAGGAATCAAGGCCATGGTGTCAGACTTGTGCAGCTGGGGGACTGAGCTGTGCCGCAAAGCCTGCGGTGGCCATGGCTACTCGAAGCTGAGTGGCCTGCCCTCACTGGTCGCCAGAGTGACAGCCGCCTGCACCTATGAGGGTGACAACACTGTGCTCTACCTGCAGATGGCCAG gtttcTGGAGAAAAACTACCTGCTAGCTCAGGCATCCCAAGACTCCACATCGCAGAGGTCTCTCCCTCAGTCTGTTGCGTACCTGACTGCACCTGACCTGGCCAGGTGCCCAGCCCAGAAAGCAGCTGACTTCCTCCACCCACAACTCTACACCACGGCCTGGGCACACGTGGCAGCCAG GCTCATAAAGGACTCAGTGCATCACTTGCAGACTCTGATGCAGTCCGGGGCTGACAGGTATGAGGCATGGAACCAGACCACTGTCATGTACGTCCAGGCTGCTAAG GCACACTGCCATTATGTCAGTGTAAAGAATTTTACAGAAACTCTGGACAAACTAGAAAATGAACCAGCAATTCAGCAGGTGCTCAAACGCCTCTGTGACCTCTATGCTTTACATGGCATCCTGACAAACTCGGGTGACTTTCTTCACGATGGCTTCCTATCTGGGGCCCAAGTGGATGCGGTGAGAACAGCCTACCTGGATCTGCTCCCCCTCATCCG